Proteins encoded in a region of the Bactrocera tryoni isolate S06 chromosome 4, CSIRO_BtryS06_freeze2, whole genome shotgun sequence genome:
- the LOC120774766 gene encoding pyrimidine-specific ribonucleoside hydrolase RihA-like, producing the protein MGRYVVYDCDVGNDDAWGLMMLIKAEEAYKRRRELTASPKKFEIIGVTCVQGNTTVDHAVVNTLRVLDVVNRNDIPVYKGCSNLFKPRPWENPKYFVGKDGFGDLEHEKPVDLSLVRPEHAVNAMYEFVCKHPKQVDFLLVGPLTNFAMCISMYGSKFLDKVGEIYIMGGNYRGKGNTTKSAEFNFMMDPEAAQIVFENVEAPVTILPWETCDDQAFRITLDWRLNMLGAVESPFVQLLNRVERALLVPRGVKRWLVCDALAVAVYLFPHLVVLEQQLHHAAVELAGIHTRGQMVIDHLRREQANANIITKINIDHYQKIIAWTGGLRGVHMECELGKEK; encoded by the exons ATGGGAAGATACGTAGTATACGATTGCGATGTGGGTAACGACGATGCGTGGGGCCTGATGATGCTCATCAAAGCTGAGGAAGCATATAAAAGGCGTCGAGAGCTAACCGCTTCACCCAAGAAGTTTGAAATCATCGGCGTTACATGCGTACAAGGCAATACCACCGTTGACCATGCTGTGGTAAACACGCTTAGAGTGCTGGATGTAGTGAACAGAAATGAT ATACCAGTATACAAAGGTTGCAGTAATTTGTTTAAGCCAAGGCCCTGGGAGAACCCCAAGTATTTCGTAGGTAAAGACGGTTTCGGCGATCTTGAGCATGAGAAGCCGGTTGATCTGAGCTTAGTGCGGCCGGAGCATGCAGTCAATGCGATGTATGAGTTCGTTTGCAAG CATCCTAAACAGGTAGATTTTTTGTTAGTGGGGCCACTAACTAATTTTGCCatgtgcataagtatgtatggcTCAAAATTCTTGGATAAGGTTGGTGAAATATACATTATGGGCGGCAATTATAGAG GCAAAGGCAATACCACTAAAAGCGCCGAGTTTAACTTTATGATGGATCCGGAAGCCGCACAAATAGTTTTCGAGAACGTTGAAGCGCCCGTTACTATATTGCCCTGGGAAACGTGTGACGATCAGGCTTTTCGCATTACACTT GATTGGCGCTTGAATATGCTTGGCGCCGTAGAAAGCCCATTCGTCCAGCTTTTGAATCGCGTAGAACGCGCCTTGTTAGTGCCCAGAGGTGTGAAACGTTGGTTGGTCTGCGATGCGCTGGCCGTCGCCGTTTATCTATTCCCCCACTTAGTGGTGTTGGAGCAACAGCTTCATCATGCTGCCGTTGAATTGGCTGGTATTCACACACGTGGACAAATGGTTATCGATCACTTACGTCGGGAGCAGGCGAATGCAAATATCATCACGAAAATCAATATCGATCACTATCAGAAGATAATTGCTTGGACTGGCGGACTGCGTGGTGTACATATGGAATGTGAATTGGGAAAGGAGAAGTga
- the LOC120774940 gene encoding inosine-uridine preferring nucleoside hydrolase-like, whose product MSNTKSFIKMGRYVVFDCDVGNDDAWGLMMLIRAEEAFKRRVELADSPAKFEIIGVTCVQGNTNVDQAVINTLRVLKAANRNDLPVYKGCSTPIIQNHWANPENFHGKDGFGEVQHETHVNLDLVRPEHAVNAMYDIVCKHPKMVDFLLVGPLTNFAMCINMYGSEFLDKVGKIYIMGGNHRAKGNITKSAEFNFMMDPEAAHIVLAHVDCPLTILPWETCIDGDFDITLDWRLNVLGSIQSPFIELLNLVERAIFIPKGIERWLVCDAVVVAAYLFPHLTVKQSRPYHATVELTGTHTRGQMVIDHLKQQKDNVNIIMEVDGAQYKNIIAWTAGLEGIDLESELGRVS is encoded by the exons atgtcTAATACAAAAAGCTTTATCAAAATGGGCCGATACGTAGTGTTCGATTGTGATGTCGGCAACGATGATGCCTGGGGTCTGATGATGCTAATCAGAGCTGAAGAAGCTTTTAAAAGACGTGTTGAACTAGCGGATTCCCCAGCAAAGTTTGAAATCATTGGCGTAACATGCGTGCAGGGAAACACCAATGTCGACCAAGCAGTGATAAACACACTCAGAGTGCTGAAAGCAGCTAATAGAAACGAT TTACCCGTATATAAAGGTTGCAGTACACCAATAATACAAAATCATTGGGCGAACCCGGAAAATTTTCATGGAAAGGATGGGTTCGGTGAAGTGCAGCATGAAACACATGTCAATTTGGATCTGGTGCGTCCGGAACATGCGGTGAATGCGATGTATGATATTGTTTGTAAG CATCCGAAAATGGTTGACTTCTTGTTGGTGGGTCCACTTACCAACTTTGCGATGTGTATCAATATGTATGGTTCAGAGTTCTTAGATAAAGTtggtaaaatttatattatgggCGGCAATCATAGAG ccaaAGGCAACATAACTAAAAGTGCCGAGTTCAATTTCATGATGGATCCAGAGGCTGCACATATTGTTTTGGCTCATGTGGATTGTCCACTAACAATACTTCCTTGGGAAACCTGTATCGATGGCGATTTTGATATAACTCTT GACTGGCGCTTGAATGTCCTCGGTTCGATTCAGAGTCCTTTCATCGAGTTGCTGAACCTTGTGGAACGTGCTATTTTTATACCCAAAGGTATCGAACGTTGGCTGGTTTGTGATGCTGTAGTCGTCGCAGCCTACCTTTTTCCACATTTAACCGTGAAACAGAGTCGACCCTATCACGCAACCGTTGAACTGACAGGCACTCACACACGTGGTCAAATGGTTATCGATCACCTGAAACAGCAAAAGGATAATGTGAATATTATTATGGAAGTGGATGGTgcccaatataaaaatattattgcatgGACCGCGGGGCTGGAAGGTATAGATTTGGAGTCGGAGTTAGGTAGAGTTTCGTAA
- the LOC120774941 gene encoding LOW QUALITY PROTEIN: pyrimidine-specific ribonucleoside hydrolase RihA-like (The sequence of the model RefSeq protein was modified relative to this genomic sequence to represent the inferred CDS: substituted 1 base at 1 genomic stop codon), which translates to MGRYVVFDCDVGNDDAWGLMMLIKAEEAFNRRVELMDSPAKFEIIGVTCVQGNSNVDQGVINTLRVLKAANRDDLPVYKGCSTPIIQNRWENPGNYHGKDGFGEVQHETQVNLDLVRPEHAVNAMYDFVSIXIEHPKNVDFLLMGPLTNFAMCINMYGSEFLDKVGKIHIMGGNHKGRGNTTKSAEFNFKMDPEAAHIVLAHVDSPLTIIPWETCIDGDFDITLNWRLNVLGSIQSPFIELLNLVERAIFIPKGVKHWLVSDAVAVAAYLFPHFMVKQSQPYHATVELTGTHTRGQMVIDHLKHQKDNVNIIMEVDGDQYKNIIAWTAGLKGIDLESELGRVS; encoded by the exons ATGGGCCGATACGTAGTGTTCGATTGTGATGTCGGCAACGACGATGCGTGGGGTCTGATGATGCTCATCAAAGCTGAAGAAGCTTTTAACAGACGAGTTGAACTAATGGATTCCCCAGCAAAGTTTGAAATCATTGGCGTAACATGCGTGCAGGGAAACAGCAATGTCGACCAAGGGGTAATAAATACACTCAGAGTGCTGAAGGCAGCCAATAGAGAcgat TTACCCGTATATAAAGGTTGCAGTACACCAATCATACAAAATCGTTGGGAGAACCCTGGAAACTATCATGGAAAGGATGGGTTCGGTGAAGTACAGCATGAAACACAGGTCAATTTGGATCTGGTGCGTCCGGAGCATGCGGTGAATGCGATGTATGATTTTGTTTCAATCTAGATTGAA CACCCAAAAAATGTTGACTTCTTGTTGATGGGTCCACTTACCAACTTTGCCATGTGTATCAATATGTATGGTTCAGAGTTCTTAGATAAAGTTGGTAAAATTCATATTATGGGCGGCAATCACAAAG gcaGAGGCAACACAACCAAAAGTGCCGAGTTCAATTTCAAGATGGATCCAGAGGCTGCACATATTGTTTTAGCTCATGTAGATAGTCCACTAACAATAATTCCTTGGGAAACCTGTATCGATGGCGATTTTGATATAACTCTT AATTGGCGCTTGAATGTACTCGGTTCGATTCAGAGTCCTTTCATCGAATTGCTGAACCTTGTGGAACGTGCTATTTTTATACCCAAAGGTGTCAAACATTGGCTGGTTTCGGATGCTGTAGCTGTCGCAGCCTATCTATTTCCACATTTCATGGTAAAGCAGAGTCAACCCTATCACGCAACCGTTGAACTGACTGGCACTCACACACGTGGCCAAATGGTTATCGATCACCTGAAACATCAAAAGGATAATGTGAATATTATTATGGAAGTGGATGGTgaccaatataaaaatattattgcttgGACCGCGGGGCTGAAAGGTATAGATTTGGAGTCGGAGTTAGGTAGAGTTTCGTAA
- the LOC120774408 gene encoding uncharacterized protein C17G8.02, producing MSAQNRFVILDCDGGGDDAWALMLLLKAAAVQHVTLLAVTVCGCGNTDLRNAARNMYRILKAYNRTEIPIYYGASESLIPPIAPLDDNKYFHGRDGFGDILPLEIDYKLDEVVQKEHAVVAINRICTEHPKKVSIIGVGPLTNIALCYSMFGDGFANAVKDFHLMGGNHQGVGNCTRCAEFNFYADPEAVHAVLGRTKCPITILPWEPCMEDRFFISINWRLDELGALAANTCSAIDIMNKVERAQWLPSNFKSWIPCDALIVAAFLFESVLVRKKSSWHATVDLTGHTRGQMILDHLQEVDKFPKNVDVIELLDADAFKKIVRWAVGLYDEFVVEHSNGNVV from the exons ATGTCGGCACAAAATCGCTTCGTTATTTTGGATTGCGATGGCGGCGGCGACGATGCCTGGGCCTTGATGCTGCTGCTTAAGGCGGCCGCCGTGCAACACGTCACGCTATTGGCGGTAACTGTATGTGGCTGTGGTAATACCGATCTGCGAAATGCGGCGCGCAACATGTACCGCATATTGAAGGCCTACAATAGGACTGAG ATACCCATTTATTATGGCGCTTCCGAGTCGCTTATACCACCCATCGCACCGCTCGATGATAACAAGTATTTTCATGGCCGCGACGGTTTTGGCGACATATTGCCCCTGGAGATAGACTACAAATTGGACGAGGTGGTGCAGAAAGAACACGCTGTGGTGGCTATAAATAGAATTTGCACTGAG caTCCGAAAAAAGTAAGCATAATTGGCGTGGGGCCATTAACTAATATTGCACTTTGCTACTCTATGTTCGGTGATGGGTTCGCGAATGCAGTTAAGGACTTTCATCTAATGGGCGGCAATCATCAAg GTGTTGGCAACTGCACTCGTTGCGCCGAATTCAATTTCTATGCAGATCCCGAAGCAGTGCATGCCGTACTCGGTAGAACCAAGTGTCCCATCACCATACTGCCCTGGGAACCCTGTATGGAAGATCGATTTTTTATAAGCATT aATTGGCGCTTGGACGAGCTCGGCGCACTGGCCGCCAACACTTGCTCTGCCATCGACATTATGAACAAAGTAGAACGCGCTCAATGGCTGCCGTCGAATTTCAAAAGCTGGATACCGTGTGATGCTCTGATTGTGGCTGCTTTTCTCTTTGAAAGCGTTCTCGTGCGGAAGAAAAGCAGTTGGCATGCGACTGTGGATTTAACGGGACACACACGCGGTCAAATGATTTTGGATCACTTGCAAGAGGTGGACAAGTTTCCCAAAAATGTAGACGTTATTGAATTGTTGGATGCAGACGCGTTCAAAAAAATTGTCCGATGGGCAGTGGGTTTGTACGATGAGTTCGTAGTCGAGCATAGCAATGGGAATGTCGTATAG